The segment GTCCAGCGACGAGTTCATGCCGCGGCCCCAGTCCCCGGCCCAGCGCGAGGTCGAAGCTCGCGTGAAGGCGCTGGGCGATGGGCTGGCCGCCAAGCAAGGCATCACCCGCCGCCGCTTCTTCCAGACTGCGTCGGGCATGGCCGCGGCCTTCCTGGCCATGAACGAGGTCTACGGCGTCCTGTACGACGTGAGCCGGGCCGAGGCCCAGACGCCGGAGATGGCCGAGGAGCGGGCCCAGGCCCTGTCCAAGCAGTTCGTCATGGACTGCCACACGCACTTCCTCCGCGACGACACCCGCATCATGGTCTTCGTCGGCCTGCGCGAAACCGTAGGCAAGGCCGGCTGGAACCCCGCGCTCGCCGGCAACCCGCAGACGATCGAAGACCTCAAGTTCGCCAACTACTTCAAGGAGATCTTCCTTGACAGCGACACGAAGGTCGGGCTGATCTCGGGCTCGCCGTCGGACATCCCCCAGGACTGGTTCCTCACCAACGAGATGAAGGCCGCGGCCCGCGCCAAGGTCAACAAGGAAGCCGGCTCGCGACGGATGCTGAGCCACGCCATCTTCACTCCGGGCCAGCCCGGCTGGCTGGAGTCGATCGATCGGGTGATCGCCGAGCTCAAGCCCGACTCGTTCAAGGGGTATACCGTCGGTGACAACGTCCACAAGGCGAGCAGTCGCTACCCCTGGCGCATGGACGACGAGAAGGTCACGTACAGGGCCTACGAGAAGTTCCAGAAAGCGGGTCTCGTCAACGTCTGTGTTCACAAGGGCCTGCTCCCGCCGGCGCTGCAGAAGAAGTTTCCGAACCTGGTCGCCTACTCCGACGTGCGCGACGTGGGCAAGGCGGCCAAGGACTGGCCGAAGCTCAACTTCATCATCTACCACTCCGCCTACGCCTACACCGGGGGCCCGGCGAGGATCGAGGATGCCTGGGCGCAGTTCGAGAAGACGGGCCGGATCGACTGGGTGACGGACCTGGCGGAGATCCCCGCCAAGTACGGGGTGACCAACGTGTACGGCGATCTCGGGCAGCTCTTCGCGCTCAGCACGATGGCCGATCCCCGGGTGTGCGCGGCGATGCTGGGCCAGCTCATCAAGGGGCTGGGCGCCGACCACGTGGTGTGGGGCACCGACGCGGTGTGGACCGGCTCGCCCCAGTGGCAGATCGAGGCCCTGCGGCGGCTGGAGATCCCGGAGGACATGCAGAAGAAGTACGGCTTCAAGCCGCTGGGGCCGGCCGACGGACCGATCAAGAACGCCATCCTCGGCGAGAACAACGCCCGCCTGTACAGCTACGACAGACGCGCCGTCGCTGCCCTGGCGACCGATCGCGTGGCGGTCGCCAAGGCGCGCTACGAGGAGCTCGGCCCGTCCCGCAGCAACCTCCGCTACGGCTACGTCCTCAAGCCCAGCGGCCTGATGGCCTGATCCACGTGGGAGCGGGCGGGTTCGGCGAGGGCCGGGCCCGCCCCCCCCCGGCTCATTGCCCCGGCCTCCGGAGCTCGGGAATAACGCGTTCGGCCGTACGTAGATATCGATGCGGGGGGTATGCACAGGGGCACCGCATGGAACAACCGGTCGCGTTCCAGGATCTGGCTCTGAGCCAGCTCAGCTCACTCTATGGGTACGCGCGATTGCTGAGCCGGAACGACGCGGACGCCGAGGATCTGCTGCAAGAATCGCTCCTGAAGGCCCTCCGGGCGTTTCCCTCCTTCAAGCCCCATCTGAGCTTCAAGGTCTGGATGTTCAGGATCATCAAGAACGCCCAGATCGATCGCGTGCGTCGGCTCCGGGCCCGTCCTCTGGAGGCGCCCAACGGCGCTGAGAGCCAGGCGGGCGATCCCGCGCGGGACGTGCTGCTGTACCCGGTCCCGTTGAACCCGGAGGAGATCCTGCTCCGCCGGGTCGCCGTCGAGGAGGTCCGGGACGCGATCCGCCGCCTGCCCCTCGTGCTCCGGGAGGTCGTCGAGCTGCGCGAGATCGAAGGGTTGTCCTACGAGCAGATCGCGGGGGTGATCGGCAAGCCGGTGGGCACGGTGATGTCGCGACTATTCCGCGGGCGTAACCTCGTCCGGTCGGCGATCCAGGCGTCGGCTCGGGTCCAGGATCCCGCGCCGGCGGTCTCCGCGGGCTTGCGGAAGAGCTATGGCCTGTAAGCTCGTCCGCGCCCGGCTCTTCGAGTACATGGATGGCGAGCTTCCCGCCGAGCCCCGGGCGCAACTGGAGGCGCATGTCACGGCATGTGCCGACTGCCGGCGCCTGCTGGACCTGGAGCGGAGCTTCGCCGAGCACTACGGCCAGCGCCTGCGACCCGACCCCGCCCCCGATCGGCTGCGCGCCCGCGTCACCGAGATGCTCGGCGCCGTGCCCGCGGTCCGGCCCCGGCGGTGGGGACGACGCCTGGCGCTCGGCTACACGCTGGTCGCCGCGGGCGCCGTGGCCACGCTCGGCCTGGGCGCCCTGCTCGCCGGCGGTGGCCCCCGCTTCTGGCGGCTCGAGTCGGCGCCGCTCGGGCGCCTGGCCGCCGCCTCCGTCGAACAGCACCAGAAGCTGGCTCGCGGCATCCTGCCCCATGACATCACGCAGGTCACCCCCAAGGCCGCCGAGCAGTGGTTCAAGTCGAGGCTGAACTTCAACGTCAACCTGCCCGAGCTCACCCGGGAGGACCTCGACCTGGTCGGCGGGCGGATCGCGCATCTGCGCGACCTCGAAGTGGCGGCCCTGCACTTCAAGATGGACGGCCGGGACATCTCGCTGTTCGTCATCCCGTTCGAGAAGTATCTGGACCTCGGCATCGACGCGACGCCGAAGTTCAAGATGGTCACGCACCAGGGCTACGACGTCATCGTGTGGGCCTCCCACGGCATGGCCTATTCCCTGGTCTCGGAGATCGGCGGCCGCTCGTGCCTCGTCTGCCACTCCCGCGACGAGCCGCTCGGGCTGCCGGCCGACGCGCGCGCTCACGATCGGCTATGAGTCGCCCGGCTGCTGGCGGCCGGGTCGAAGAAGGAGAGTGCTTCATGCCTCGGCGCTTCGGATTCGGCCTCGTCGTCGGCCTGCTCGGCAGCCTGCTGCTGCCCGGCCCGCCGGCGGCGGGCTATCAGGCGATCTCGGTCACGAACGGTGGGAGCATCCAGGGGAAGGTCGTGTTCACCGGGTCGCCGCCGTCACCCCGGAAGGTCATTCCCACCAAGGACAAGGAAGTGTGCGGCGGCATCCGCGACGAGCCGCGCATCCTGCTGAGCCCGGACAACGGGGTGGAAGGCAGCTTCGTCTATCTCAAGAAGGTCGAGAGGGGCAAGGCCTGGGACAAGCCGGCCAAGCCCCCGGTGATCGACAACAAGCAGTGCCACTTCGTGCCCCGCGTCCAGGTGATCCCGGTGGGCGCGCTGGCCATCCACAACTCGGACCCCGTGCTCCACAACACCCACGGCTTCTTCGGCAAGGTGACGGCCTTCAACGTCGCGCTGCCGATCCAGGGCCAGACCGTCAAGCGCCCCATCAAGAAGTCCGGCCTCATGCGGGTCGAGTGTGACGCCCACGGGTGGATGCTGGCGTGGATCTACGTCGCCGATCACCCCTACTACGTCGTCACGGGTAAGGACGGCTCCTTCACGCTCAAGGACGTGCCGCCGGGACAGTACACCCTGGTGGCCTGGCAGGAGTACACAGAGGAGGTGGAAGCCCCCGTCACCGTCAAGGCCAAGGAGACCGCGACCGTCACCATCGATCTGGCCAAGACGAAGTAGCCGAGAAAGGAGTGGCCATGGAGCCACGGGAGGTAGACCTCGACCCCCGGCAAGTCGCCATGGAGATCGACACGGGCCAGCGCCCGGACCGGTCCCTGACGATCACGCGCCGATTGTTCGTCAACAGGGCCATCCTCGCCGGCACCGCGGCCGGGGCGGCCTCGCTCGGGTGGTTCCCCGTCATCAACACCCTGGACCTGGCCTTCGGGCAACAGGCCGCCTTCAAGTTCGCCTGGCTTTCCGACACCCACCTCTATCCCAAGAACGTCAACACGCGGTTCGTGGAGAAGACCGTCCGCGCGGTGCGGGAGATCAAGGCCATGAACCCGCCGGCGGACTTTCTGATCTTCGGCGGGGACCTGGCCCAGCTCGGGGACCCGGTGGAGATCGATCTCGGGGCCGACATCCTCAAGGAGCTCACCATCCGGAAGCACTTCATCCCCGGCGAGCACGACTGGTACCTGGACATGGGGGCCAAGTGGGAGAAGATGTTCGGCAAGACCCCCTGGACGTTCGACCACAAGGGCGTGCGGTTCATCGGCCTCAACACCGTCGGCTTCGCCCCCGACTACTGGTCGGCCAAGAAGATGTCGCCCAAGGAGCGGATGGGGCACATGGCGACACTGGATGGAAGCGTGGCCGGCCCCTGGGCCGGCGTGGGTGACGCCCAGATGAAGTGGCTCCAGCAGACGGTGTCGGGCTGGGCCAAGGACCGGCCGCTGGTGATCTTCACCCACACGCCGCTCTACGAGTACTACCCGCCCTGGAACTTCTGGACCCGCGACTGGCGCGAGGTCAACGAGATCCTCAAGCCGTTCGGCAACGTGACCAACATCCACGGGCACACCCATCAGGTGCTCTACAACGAGGTCGGCAAGCTGCGCTCGATCGGGATGCTGGCGACGTCCTGGCCGTGGCCTTACGCCCCCCAGGGCGTCCCCCCACTGACCAAGCCCATGATCCGCGCCGATCCCGGCGATCACTTCGACGGCGTCGGCTACTCCAAGCACTCGGTCAGCGCCGCCGGCCGGGTCGAGAACGAGTACGTGATGTGGGGCCGCAAGGAGATCTTCGCCGAGTCGATGGTCGATTCCGGCACCGCGGACAACGTCAACCAGATCCTGCACCCGCGGATCGCCGATCGGATCTGGCCCTATTAGGGCCGGAAAGGAAGAGACCCATGAAGCGCAAGCTGGTGCTGGCGGTGCTGGGCGCGGGACTGCTGGGCCTGCTGGGGGCGGAGGTCGGTTATCTCTGGGCCCCTCTGCCGGCGCTGGCCCACAAGGCGAAGCACACGCCGGAACAACTCGCCGCATTCGAGGAGGTTTTGATGGAGCAGGTCCGGGTCGGCGACCTGTTGTTCCACGGGGACGCCGACACCGAGAAGAAAATGCGAGTGGAGCTCTCCAAGACGGGCATGGCCTGCGCCATGTGCCATCCCTTCGCCTCCGACAACCATCCTCACGAGTTTCCGAAGTTCCAGGAGCAGATGAACGAGTTCGCCACGCTGCGGGACATGATCAACTGGTGCATCGAGAAGCCCAACGAGGGCGTGAAGATCGATCCCAACGGGCCGGCCATGAAGGCGCTGGAGGCCTACATCTACTGGTCCAATCGCGGCTCCAAGCTGGACACGGGCCGGCACTGAGGAGGTTGGCGCGACGACCGGTGGCCGGACGATGACCTGGCGGGGGGGCTCGCGCCGAGGCTTCCTGGCTCTGGCGGCGGGGGCCGTCGGGCTCCTCGGCGCGGGCCCTCCTCGCCGTCACCTGGGTCCCCTGGACGACCCGGACGAGGGCTCGCCGCTGGAGCGGCTGCACCGGCCCCGGGTCGAGTTGCCCGTCGTGGCCAGCGATGGCGCCAAGGTCCCCATCGTGATCGAGATGGCCCATCCCATGGAGCCCGGCCATCACATCACGACGATTCACGTCACCAATGAACGAGATCCCGTTCCTTCCAAGGGAGTCTTCCACCTGTCCCCCGGGAACGGGCGGGTCCATCTCTCGTTCCAGTGCCGCATGCACGTGGGACGCTCGGAGGCCGTGGTCACGGCGCAGTGCACGCGCGACGGCGAGTGGTCGGCCCGGCGCTCGATCACCGTCCCCGATGGGGCCGGTGGCTGCGCCGCCCCGGCGCCGAAGCGCCTGGCGGCGGAGGAGGTCGGCGCGCCGGTCATCCGGGTGCCCGACCTGCTCAAGCGCCCGGACCTTCCCCGGGGCGCGGTGGTGCCGGTGCAGCTCCTCATGCGCCATCCCAGCCGCACCGGTTTGGCCTGGCGGGACGGTCGGTGGGTGCAGGTGACCGAGCCGTTCTACGTGCGGACGATCGAGGTGCACTATGGTGAGGAGCCCCTGAGCCGGTTCGAATTGACCTCGGCCCTCAGCGACAACCCCTTCATCGGGTTCCGGGTGCGGACCCGGCACCGCGGGCCGCTCCGCGTCGTCGTGACGAACAACCGCGGCCAGCGCTTCGAGACCACCCGCGAGCTGCCGCTGGCCTGATCCGGGCCCGCGCGGTCCGGAATCCACGGAGACACGCCGAATGGCGCAGGATGTGAGGACCCGCAACGACGAGCTGATCGACCCCCGGCTCATCCGGAACTGGCTCCTCTGGGGCTTCTTCTGGCTGATGTTCGCGCCCACCATCGGCGTGATCGTCTCCACGAAGTTCAACTACCCCGCCTTCCTGGGCGAGCAGTCCTGGCTCACCTTCGGCCGGCTCCGCCCCGTGCACGTCAACGGCGTCATCTGGGGCGCCTTCTCCACGCTGTTCATCGGGCTCACCTACTACGTGACTCCCCGACTGGCCGGAGTGCCGATGTGGAAGGAGCGCTGGGGCTACCCGCTCCTCTGGGTCTGGAACCTGAACCTGGCCGCCACCTTCCTGGCCTTCTCGCTGCTGGGCGCCAATCGCGGCTGGGAAGCGGGGGAGATTCCGCTCCCCAACCTCGTCGTGCTCGTGGGCCTGGTGTGGGCGCTGACCCTGCAGCACCTCATGACCATCGCCCGGCGCCTGCAGCGCCCGCTGTACGTGAGCCTGTGGTATCTGATCGGTGCCCTGGTCTGGACGAGTATCAATCTCGTGCTCCTGGTCGTGGGGCCGTACTGGACCGCCTCCGGGATCAACAACGCCGCCCTGCACGGGCTCTTCATCCACTACGTCGTCGGCCTCTGGATCACGCCGGCCGGCTACGTACTGATCTACTACTTCCTGCCCGCTTCCATCCGGGCGCCCATCTACAGCCACAAGCTGTCTCTCATCGGCTTCTGGTCCCTGGCCTTCTTCTACCCCTTCGTGGGCATCCACCACTATCTCTTCAGCCCGATCGCCGACTGGGCCGAGAGCATCGCCATCGTGGCTTCGATGATGCTGATCATCCCGGTGTGGACTGTGCTCCAGAACTTCTTCGGGACCATGATCGGGCACTGGCAAGGGTTCTCGCGCAACCTGCCCGCCAAGTTCCTGATGATGGGAGCCATCATGTACCTCATCGGCTGCTTCCAGGGATCGACCGAGGCTCTCCGCTGGATCCAGCGCCCCACCCACTTCACCGACTTCGTGATCTCCCATTCCCACCTCACCGTCTTCGGGACGTTCGTGGTCTGGGCCATGGCCGGCGCCATCTACGTGTGGCCCCGGCTGTGGGGCCGCGAGCTGTGGAGCTTCCGGCTCGGGAACTGGAGCTTCTGGTTGATCACCCTGGGTATTTCCACCATGGGGCTGGTCCTCTCCTCCCAGGGGCTTCAGCAGGGCTACATGCTGATCGGGGGCGCCGAGTGGGTCGACACCCTCGTCACGATGAAGCCCTTCTGGCTCATCCGGACCTTCGCGGGGATCTCCATGGATCTCGGCATGTCACTCCTGGTCTACAACTTCATGCGCACCGCGCTGGCTGGCGCACCCCTGCCCAGCCTGCGGACGGGACACCAGCCGGCCGAGCGGCTGGCCCGGGCGTAGCCGATGAAGACCTACGCCCTCGGTGCCGGATTCTTCTTCATCTCCCTGGCCATCTTCGTGCAGGGCATCCTGCCCATCGCCATCCCGGAGTCACGGGAGACGCGGGCCTCCCGTGCGGTCCGCAACGAGCTCGGCCAGGTCAAATGGGTGTGGTACGAAGCCACGCCCTACACGGCGCCGGAGCAGTTGGGCCGCGAGGTGTATCAGCGGGAAGGCTGCTGGTATTGCCACAGTCAGTACGTCCGCCCGGTCACCGGCGAGGAGTTCCGCTGGGGGCCGGTCTCGCAGGTCGGCGAATACGCCCACGACCGTCCGCACCTGCTGTCCACCCGGCGCATCGGGCCGGACCTCACGCGGGTGGGCCTGAAGCATGGCGATCAGTGGCACTACGCACACCACTGGGACCCGACCCTGGTCGTGCCCGACTCCATCATGCCGAGCTTCCGCTGGCTCTTCCGCTCGGCGCAGGTGCCCATCGTGGACAAGAACGGCGAGCCGGCCCTCGGCGAGTCGGCCTCGCTCAAGGCGCTGTTCAGCGGACGGACCGACAAGACGATCCAGCTCCACCCCAATCCCGAGGGGCTGGCCTTCGCCGAACAGACCGACGGCACCCCCGCGCTCGCCGTGACGAACCTTCCCGAGCCCTACAACCAGCTCGAGACCTGGAAGGGCAAGACCCTGACCGTCGTCGTGCCCACCGAGGAACTGCGGGGACTGGTGGCCTACATCCAGAAGCTGGGGATGAACCGGGGAACCTGGCGCGACGTCTTCGAGCCGCAGAACCTGTCGGCCAGCGTGATGTCCATCCCGCGCACGGAGGGGCTGGAGGCCCGGGGTCGCGAGATCTACGAGCGCCGCTGCGTGGGTTGTCACGGTCTCAAGGGGGATGGCAACGGGCCCGTCGCCACCTTTCTGAATCCCCGACCTCGCAACTTCACCCTCGGCTCGTTCAAGTTCCGCACGACGCCCTCGGGCTCGCTGCCGACCGACGGCGACCTCTTCCGCACCGTCACCCAGGGCGTCCGGTTCACCGCGATGCCCACCTGGCACGAGATCTCCGAGAAGGACCGGATGGCGGTGCTGACCTTCATCAAGACGTTTTCCGACCGCTGGAAGGAGGAGAAGCCCGAGCCTGCGATGCTGATCGGGGAACCGCCGCCGGCCACCCCGGAGCTGCTGGCC is part of the Candidatus Methylomirabilota bacterium genome and harbors:
- a CDS encoding carboxypeptidase regulatory-like domain-containing protein — protein: MPRRFGFGLVVGLLGSLLLPGPPAAGYQAISVTNGGSIQGKVVFTGSPPSPRKVIPTKDKEVCGGIRDEPRILLSPDNGVEGSFVYLKKVERGKAWDKPAKPPVIDNKQCHFVPRVQVIPVGALAIHNSDPVLHNTHGFFGKVTAFNVALPIQGQTVKRPIKKSGLMRVECDAHGWMLAWIYVADHPYYVVTGKDGSFTLKDVPPGQYTLVAWQEYTEEVEAPVTVKAKETATVTIDLAKTK
- a CDS encoding metallophosphoesterase codes for the protein MEPREVDLDPRQVAMEIDTGQRPDRSLTITRRLFVNRAILAGTAAGAASLGWFPVINTLDLAFGQQAAFKFAWLSDTHLYPKNVNTRFVEKTVRAVREIKAMNPPADFLIFGGDLAQLGDPVEIDLGADILKELTIRKHFIPGEHDWYLDMGAKWEKMFGKTPWTFDHKGVRFIGLNTVGFAPDYWSAKKMSPKERMGHMATLDGSVAGPWAGVGDAQMKWLQQTVSGWAKDRPLVIFTHTPLYEYYPPWNFWTRDWREVNEILKPFGNVTNIHGHTHQVLYNEVGKLRSIGMLATSWPWPYAPQGVPPLTKPMIRADPGDHFDGVGYSKHSVSAAGRVENEYVMWGRKEIFAESMVDSGTADNVNQILHPRIADRIWPY
- a CDS encoding cbb3-type cytochrome c oxidase subunit I, with the translated sequence MAQDVRTRNDELIDPRLIRNWLLWGFFWLMFAPTIGVIVSTKFNYPAFLGEQSWLTFGRLRPVHVNGVIWGAFSTLFIGLTYYVTPRLAGVPMWKERWGYPLLWVWNLNLAATFLAFSLLGANRGWEAGEIPLPNLVVLVGLVWALTLQHLMTIARRLQRPLYVSLWYLIGALVWTSINLVLLVVGPYWTASGINNAALHGLFIHYVVGLWITPAGYVLIYYFLPASIRAPIYSHKLSLIGFWSLAFFYPFVGIHHYLFSPIADWAESIAIVASMMLIIPVWTVLQNFFGTMIGHWQGFSRNLPAKFLMMGAIMYLIGCFQGSTEALRWIQRPTHFTDFVISHSHLTVFGTFVVWAMAGAIYVWPRLWGRELWSFRLGNWSFWLITLGISTMGLVLSSQGLQQGYMLIGGAEWVDTLVTMKPFWLIRTFAGISMDLGMSLLVYNFMRTALAGAPLPSLRTGHQPAERLARA
- a CDS encoding zf-HC2 domain-containing protein, with the translated sequence MACKLVRARLFEYMDGELPAEPRAQLEAHVTACADCRRLLDLERSFAEHYGQRLRPDPAPDRLRARVTEMLGAVPAVRPRRWGRRLALGYTLVAAGAVATLGLGALLAGGGPRFWRLESAPLGRLAAASVEQHQKLARGILPHDITQVTPKAAEQWFKSRLNFNVNLPELTREDLDLVGGRIAHLRDLEVAALHFKMDGRDISLFVIPFEKYLDLGIDATPKFKMVTHQGYDVIVWASHGMAYSLVSEIGGRSCLVCHSRDEPLGLPADARAHDRL
- a CDS encoding sigma-70 family RNA polymerase sigma factor, with the translated sequence MEQPVAFQDLALSQLSSLYGYARLLSRNDADAEDLLQESLLKALRAFPSFKPHLSFKVWMFRIIKNAQIDRVRRLRARPLEAPNGAESQAGDPARDVLLYPVPLNPEEILLRRVAVEEVRDAIRRLPLVLREVVELREIEGLSYEQIAGVIGKPVGTVMSRLFRGRNLVRSAIQASARVQDPAPAVSAGLRKSYGL
- a CDS encoding thiosulfate oxidation carrier protein SoxY, producing the protein MTWRGGSRRGFLALAAGAVGLLGAGPPRRHLGPLDDPDEGSPLERLHRPRVELPVVASDGAKVPIVIEMAHPMEPGHHITTIHVTNERDPVPSKGVFHLSPGNGRVHLSFQCRMHVGRSEAVVTAQCTRDGEWSARRSITVPDGAGGCAAPAPKRLAAEEVGAPVIRVPDLLKRPDLPRGAVVPVQLLMRHPSRTGLAWRDGRWVQVTEPFYVRTIEVHYGEEPLSRFELTSALSDNPFIGFRVRTRHRGPLRVVVTNNRGQRFETTRELPLA
- a CDS encoding cbb3-type cytochrome c oxidase subunit II; protein product: MKTYALGAGFFFISLAIFVQGILPIAIPESRETRASRAVRNELGQVKWVWYEATPYTAPEQLGREVYQREGCWYCHSQYVRPVTGEEFRWGPVSQVGEYAHDRPHLLSTRRIGPDLTRVGLKHGDQWHYAHHWDPTLVVPDSIMPSFRWLFRSAQVPIVDKNGEPALGESASLKALFSGRTDKTIQLHPNPEGLAFAEQTDGTPALAVTNLPEPYNQLETWKGKTLTVVVPTEELRGLVAYIQKLGMNRGTWRDVFEPQNLSASVMSIPRTEGLEARGREIYERRCVGCHGLKGDGNGPVATFLNPRPRNFTLGSFKFRTTPSGSLPTDGDLFRTVTQGVRFTAMPTWHEISEKDRMAVLTFIKTFSDRWKEEKPEPAMLIGEPPPATPELLARGKEWYVKAKCFQCHGDTGKGDGPSADELEDDLGFKILPADFTKGQFKGGADVRDIFRTMSTGLDGTPMPSFADAIPSEEDRWAISYYVLSFSAFNDPLTGERLKLPADILEKLNTPDREAYGSSRLALDPARPAQTDPKVLVRFHKGIPGEGR
- a CDS encoding amidohydrolase family protein translates to MNLLDPEELKQLRPAETHSYAGPIPTQSVSSDEFMPRPQSPAQREVEARVKALGDGLAAKQGITRRRFFQTASGMAAAFLAMNEVYGVLYDVSRAEAQTPEMAEERAQALSKQFVMDCHTHFLRDDTRIMVFVGLRETVGKAGWNPALAGNPQTIEDLKFANYFKEIFLDSDTKVGLISGSPSDIPQDWFLTNEMKAAARAKVNKEAGSRRMLSHAIFTPGQPGWLESIDRVIAELKPDSFKGYTVGDNVHKASSRYPWRMDDEKVTYRAYEKFQKAGLVNVCVHKGLLPPALQKKFPNLVAYSDVRDVGKAAKDWPKLNFIIYHSAYAYTGGPARIEDAWAQFEKTGRIDWVTDLAEIPAKYGVTNVYGDLGQLFALSTMADPRVCAAMLGQLIKGLGADHVVWGTDAVWTGSPQWQIEALRRLEIPEDMQKKYGFKPLGPADGPIKNAILGENNARLYSYDRRAVAALATDRVAVAKARYEELGPSRSNLRYGYVLKPSGLMA